Proteins from a single region of Runella sp. SP2:
- a CDS encoding amidohydrolase family protein, with translation MKKIITLLITLAVTSAVRAQTPTFPRNGVYDERPEMYAFTNATIYVDARTVVENATLLIKNGIVVAAAKDVQIPSGTVVTDLKGRRIYPALIDMESDYGMPEIVRGQRGGRGFTQQIESNKKGAYGWNQAVNAETEAGKLFTLNATKADEMRKLGFGAVLTHHHDGIVRGSGALVSLSSESENTTLLRHPVSFHLSFSKGTSTQQYPNSPMGSMALLRQTYYDAEWYKNSGKNVEFNLSLEAFNKFNSLPTIFEATDKWSLMRADKLGDEFKTQFIFRGSGDEYQRIDEIKATGGAIILPINYPSAFDVEDAWDADNVSLAEMKHWEMAPANAAALEKAGVNFALTSALLKTKTEFWPNLRKAIEHGLSETKALEALTTIPAQLLQCSDKIGSLKTGTWANFIITSGSIFSADNILYENWIRGKKYVINSLSQTDIRGTYQLNLNDEKGKLVITGKPDKPEYQVVLRDTVKITPKVTFLNDVISINFQPDRRTPNATTRLTGYLEGTTLKGSGENAKGEAIKWAATFQEAYKAPEARRDSTQRPVPNVGKPLYPFVGFGNTEKPKSETILVKNTTVWTSEDAGVLTNTDVLVENGKITKVGKNLSAPNARQIDGTGKHLTPGIIDEHSHIALASINEGGQSSSAEVRMSDVVNPDDINIYRQLAGGVTMSQLLHGSANSIGGQSAVVKLKWGSNVNEMLVPEAQYIKFALGENVKQANSPNATIRYPQTRMGVEQVFYDHFIRAREYDRSWDAYNSMKNKIGVPAPRRDIELETLAEILNGKRFITCHSYVQSEINMLIKVADSLGFKINTFTHILEGYKVADKMKKHGVAGSSFADWWAYKMEVKDAIPYNAAILAKVGVLTSINSDDAEMARRLNQEAAKAVEYGGIAETEALKMVTINPAKILRLDKRTGSIKVGKDADLVLWNNHPLSIYARPDYTIVEGAICYSTDGDDKRRGEVEQERARLIQKMISAKTGGATAVRPPFRRQRMWHCEDVEGVTAEGEEEGK, from the coding sequence ATGAAAAAAATCATTACACTTCTCATCACACTAGCGGTAACTTCGGCCGTAAGGGCACAAACGCCCACTTTCCCCCGCAACGGGGTCTATGACGAGCGGCCAGAAATGTACGCTTTTACCAACGCGACCATTTATGTCGATGCCCGTACGGTTGTTGAAAATGCAACCTTGTTAATCAAAAATGGAATCGTTGTGGCAGCCGCCAAAGACGTTCAAATTCCTTCTGGTACAGTAGTTACTGACCTAAAAGGCCGTCGGATTTATCCTGCGCTTATCGACATGGAGTCAGATTACGGAATGCCCGAAATCGTTCGTGGGCAGCGTGGAGGCCGTGGTTTTACCCAGCAAATCGAGTCCAACAAAAAAGGAGCGTATGGCTGGAACCAAGCCGTCAACGCCGAAACGGAAGCAGGCAAGCTTTTTACTCTGAATGCTACCAAAGCCGACGAGATGCGTAAGCTAGGTTTTGGCGCAGTACTGACCCACCACCACGACGGGATTGTGCGCGGGAGCGGAGCGTTGGTAAGTTTGTCTTCCGAAAGCGAAAACACGACCTTGTTGCGTCACCCTGTTTCGTTTCACTTGTCGTTTAGTAAAGGTACTTCTACTCAGCAGTATCCCAACTCACCCATGGGCTCGATGGCCCTTTTGCGTCAGACGTATTACGACGCCGAGTGGTACAAAAACAGTGGCAAGAATGTAGAGTTTAACCTCTCATTAGAAGCATTCAACAAGTTCAATTCATTGCCAACTATTTTTGAAGCAACCGACAAGTGGAGCTTGATGCGGGCTGATAAATTGGGCGATGAATTTAAAACGCAATTTATCTTTAGAGGCTCTGGCGATGAATACCAGCGCATCGACGAAATTAAAGCAACGGGTGGCGCTATCATTCTGCCCATCAATTATCCTTCGGCTTTCGACGTAGAGGATGCGTGGGATGCTGATAACGTAAGCCTTGCCGAAATGAAGCACTGGGAAATGGCGCCTGCTAACGCCGCCGCTCTCGAAAAAGCAGGTGTGAATTTTGCCCTGACTTCGGCTTTGCTCAAAACAAAAACGGAATTTTGGCCTAACCTTCGCAAAGCCATTGAACACGGCTTGAGCGAAACCAAAGCCCTCGAAGCCCTCACGACCATTCCTGCCCAATTGCTCCAATGCAGCGACAAAATCGGAAGCCTCAAAACAGGTACGTGGGCGAACTTTATCATTACGTCGGGAAGTATTTTTAGCGCGGATAATATTCTGTACGAAAACTGGATTCGTGGTAAAAAATACGTCATTAATTCATTGAGCCAAACGGATATTCGTGGTACATATCAACTGAACCTGAACGACGAAAAAGGCAAGCTCGTCATTACTGGCAAGCCCGATAAGCCCGAATACCAAGTAGTGTTGCGCGATACGGTAAAAATTACGCCCAAAGTAACATTCCTCAACGACGTTATTTCGATTAATTTCCAGCCCGACCGCCGTACGCCTAATGCGACGACGCGTTTGACAGGCTATTTGGAAGGAACGACCCTGAAAGGAAGTGGTGAAAACGCCAAAGGCGAGGCTATCAAATGGGCCGCTACGTTCCAAGAAGCCTACAAAGCTCCTGAAGCCCGCCGCGATTCTACCCAACGCCCAGTGCCTAATGTTGGCAAACCGCTTTACCCGTTTGTTGGGTTTGGCAACACCGAAAAACCAAAGTCTGAAACGATTTTGGTAAAAAATACAACAGTTTGGACCAGCGAAGACGCAGGCGTATTGACAAACACGGATGTGTTGGTCGAAAATGGAAAGATTACCAAAGTGGGTAAAAACCTTTCGGCACCCAACGCCCGACAAATTGACGGAACGGGTAAGCACCTTACGCCTGGTATTATTGATGAACACTCGCACATTGCGCTTGCATCCATCAACGAAGGAGGACAATCAAGCTCGGCGGAAGTACGCATGAGCGATGTCGTTAATCCTGATGACATTAACATTTATCGTCAGTTGGCGGGAGGCGTAACCATGTCGCAGTTATTGCACGGGTCGGCTAACTCAATCGGTGGGCAGTCGGCCGTTGTCAAACTCAAATGGGGAAGCAACGTCAACGAAATGCTCGTTCCTGAGGCGCAGTACATCAAATTTGCCTTGGGTGAAAACGTAAAACAAGCAAATAGTCCCAATGCGACCATTCGTTATCCTCAAACGCGGATGGGGGTAGAACAAGTGTTTTACGACCATTTCATTCGCGCCCGTGAATACGACCGCTCGTGGGATGCGTATAATTCAATGAAAAACAAAATTGGCGTTCCAGCGCCACGTCGTGATATTGAATTGGAAACATTGGCCGAAATCTTAAACGGTAAGCGCTTCATCACTTGCCACTCGTACGTACAGTCAGAAATCAACATGTTGATTAAAGTGGCTGATTCGTTAGGGTTCAAAATCAACACATTTACGCACATTTTGGAAGGATACAAAGTAGCCGACAAAATGAAAAAACACGGGGTTGCAGGTTCGTCGTTTGCCGACTGGTGGGCGTACAAAATGGAGGTAAAAGACGCGATTCCGTACAACGCGGCGATTTTGGCGAAAGTAGGCGTATTGACCAGTATCAACTCTGACGATGCCGAAATGGCGCGCCGCCTTAACCAAGAAGCGGCCAAAGCCGTTGAATACGGTGGCATTGCCGAAACGGAAGCCCTCAAAATGGTGACGATCAACCCTGCGAAAATCTTGCGCCTCGACAAACGCACAGGAAGTATTAAAGTGGGAAAAGACGCTGATTTGGTGTTGTGGAACAACCACCCGCTGTCTATTTACGCACGCCCTGACTACACAATTGTAGAAGGCGCGATTTGTTATTCGACCGATGGCGACGACAAGCGCCGTGGTGAAGTAGAACAAGAGCGCGCGCGTTTGATTCAGAAGATGATTTCTGCCAAAACAGGCGGTGCTACGGCCGTTCGCCCACCGTTCCGTCGTCAGCGCATGTGGCATTGCGAAGACGTTGAAGGCGTTACGGCGGAAGGAGAAGAAGAAGGGAAATAG
- a CDS encoding circularly permuted type 2 ATP-grasp protein, with protein sequence MQFSFKNYDTEKFYDEMFTPDGKVRPGYEAFKQRVEQLNNTELANRQHTAERALMSMGITFNVYSEGEGTERIMPLDIIPRVVTGDEWNRMEKGLIQRITALNLFIDDIYNDQKILKDGVIPRDLIETSKCYLEACKGLKPPKGIWCHITGTDLIRGDDGQFMVLEDNLRCPSGVSYMLENRELSKQIFPEVLARTGVRPVSDYPARLFEMLKFIADRPDPNIVVLTPGIYNSAYFEHSYLAQQMGVELVDARDLVVSGGYVKMRTTRGFEIVDVIYRRLDDTFLDPQVFNPHSLLGIPGIFDVYKKGRVALANAPGTGVADDKVIYAYVPRIIKYYLDQEAIIPNVRTYICREDDDLKYVLENVENLVIKEANEAGGYGMLIGPKATKEEHEIFRQKIKENPRNYIAQPVISLSRVPCFLDDHAEGRHVDLRPYILYGDGINVIPGGLTRVALRKGSLVVNSSQGGGGKDTWVTY encoded by the coding sequence ATGCAATTTTCATTCAAAAACTATGATACCGAAAAGTTCTATGATGAGATGTTTACCCCTGATGGCAAAGTACGCCCTGGGTACGAAGCATTTAAGCAACGTGTAGAGCAGCTCAACAATACAGAACTCGCTAACCGTCAGCACACTGCGGAGCGCGCGCTGATGTCGATGGGAATTACTTTTAACGTGTATTCGGAAGGTGAAGGAACTGAGCGAATTATGCCTTTGGACATTATTCCAAGGGTAGTAACGGGCGACGAATGGAACCGCATGGAGAAGGGACTTATCCAACGCATTACGGCGCTCAATCTTTTCATTGACGACATTTACAACGATCAAAAGATTTTAAAAGATGGCGTTATTCCCCGCGATTTAATCGAGACGTCTAAGTGTTATTTGGAAGCCTGCAAAGGCTTAAAACCACCCAAAGGCATTTGGTGCCACATCACAGGAACCGACCTTATCCGTGGCGATGATGGTCAGTTTATGGTACTTGAAGATAACCTTCGCTGCCCGTCGGGGGTTTCGTACATGCTCGAAAACCGAGAGCTTTCTAAACAGATTTTCCCCGAAGTACTAGCACGCACTGGTGTACGCCCTGTATCTGACTACCCTGCGCGTTTGTTTGAGATGCTGAAATTTATTGCCGACCGTCCCGACCCGAACATTGTGGTATTGACTCCTGGGATTTATAACTCTGCCTATTTTGAGCATTCGTATTTGGCCCAACAAATGGGGGTTGAACTCGTTGACGCCCGCGATTTGGTGGTTTCGGGTGGGTACGTTAAAATGCGCACAACGCGCGGTTTTGAAATCGTGGATGTGATTTACCGTCGCCTCGACGATACCTTCCTCGACCCGCAGGTGTTTAACCCGCACTCGTTGCTAGGCATTCCTGGCATTTTTGATGTCTATAAAAAAGGGAGAGTTGCTTTAGCCAATGCCCCAGGAACGGGCGTAGCCGACGACAAGGTAATTTATGCCTACGTGCCGCGCATCATTAAGTATTATTTAGACCAAGAAGCGATTATTCCTAACGTGCGGACGTACATCTGTCGCGAAGACGATGACCTGAAATATGTGCTCGAAAACGTAGAAAATCTTGTTATTAAAGAAGCCAACGAAGCGGGTGGCTACGGGATGTTGATTGGTCCGAAAGCAACCAAAGAAGAACACGAGATTTTCCGCCAAAAAATCAAAGAAAATCCGCGTAACTACATTGCTCAACCCGTGATTTCACTTTCTCGCGTGCCTTGTTTCTTGGACGACCACGCCGAAGGTCGCCACGTTGACTTACGTCCTTACATTTTGTACGGCGATGGTATCAACGTTATCCCAGGTGGACTAACACGCGTTGCGCTACGCAAAGGCTCCCTCGTCGTTAACTCTTCGCAAGGAGGAGGTGGCAAAGACACGTGGGTCACTTATTAG
- a CDS encoding DUF5723 family protein has product MSNRFWMIVAGLLACVQGRAQHWLGVSSSNYAGTNALFLNPAHAADSRHKLYINLVGNDIFLTNNYIRWVAPYSLFGIMTNTVPKKYRSERGAIIWREEYYQERLNGERKHLHAGGDLRGPSLLYSFNNNRFAIGLTSRGRYAMSLTDVTEETARVIRFGTDNKDLQSKDFRNQQAKLNTNGFLEMGMTLGAVVADYDEHFLKVGATVKRLVGVYNVHADVRNTDHRIAVESLNREREFIIVQNLDATYGYTTGAAFDNIGLSPKFLFGNASAGGSWGADLGVVYEYRPEFNEYMRKVPKRGKEPDPNKNKYKFRVSAAITDIGRLNYKNLNYTREIDVQKVRDEFSYTEFNMANTTPLAVAAVNRSLSVNPDDAPRAFKVGLPLAANVSFDYHHSGPWYVNAIWVQGLRGKNYMNIKPQSVLAVTPRYETRWIEVSAPVSLYDNYRALAVGLAARVGPIVVGTDHFTGIFGIGKPQGADLYFGLYAPIFHRKPKEAIKCWFPPYEKLLKRKR; this is encoded by the coding sequence ATGTCGAATCGCTTTTGGATGATTGTTGCTGGATTGCTTGCTTGTGTTCAGGGGCGAGCACAACATTGGCTTGGAGTTTCATCGAGTAATTATGCAGGAACCAATGCCCTTTTTCTCAATCCAGCGCACGCCGCCGATTCGCGACATAAGTTGTACATCAACTTGGTGGGGAACGATATTTTCTTAACGAATAATTACATTCGTTGGGTGGCACCTTACTCGCTTTTTGGCATTATGACCAATACAGTTCCCAAAAAATACCGAAGTGAACGTGGGGCAATTATTTGGAGAGAAGAATATTACCAAGAACGCCTCAACGGCGAGCGTAAACATTTGCACGCAGGAGGTGATTTGCGCGGGCCTTCTCTGCTTTATTCTTTTAATAATAATCGTTTTGCGATTGGCCTCACTAGCCGTGGGAGATATGCCATGAGCCTAACAGATGTCACGGAAGAAACCGCGCGAGTTATCCGATTTGGAACAGATAATAAAGACCTTCAAAGTAAAGATTTTCGCAACCAACAGGCCAAATTAAATACCAACGGGTTTCTCGAAATGGGCATGACGCTGGGGGCGGTAGTGGCTGATTATGATGAACACTTTTTGAAAGTGGGTGCAACCGTAAAACGGTTGGTGGGGGTTTATAACGTTCATGCCGATGTACGAAATACAGACCATCGAATTGCGGTGGAGAGCTTAAATCGTGAAAGGGAGTTTATTATCGTTCAAAACCTCGATGCAACCTATGGCTACACCACGGGGGCGGCTTTTGATAACATTGGTCTTAGTCCTAAATTTCTGTTTGGGAATGCTTCGGCGGGCGGTAGTTGGGGGGCTGATTTGGGGGTGGTGTACGAATATCGCCCTGAGTTTAATGAATATATGCGAAAAGTCCCCAAGCGAGGCAAAGAACCTGATCCAAACAAAAACAAATACAAGTTTAGGGTTTCGGCAGCGATTACGGATATTGGGCGGCTTAATTACAAAAACCTGAATTATACAAGAGAAATAGACGTCCAAAAAGTAAGGGATGAATTTTCGTACACGGAATTTAACATGGCCAATACAACACCTTTGGCGGTGGCGGCAGTCAATCGTTCTTTGTCGGTCAATCCTGACGATGCGCCTCGTGCTTTTAAAGTGGGGCTTCCGCTGGCAGCCAATGTCAGTTTTGACTATCACCACTCTGGCCCTTGGTACGTGAACGCCATTTGGGTACAAGGGTTGAGGGGAAAAAATTACATGAACATCAAGCCCCAATCGGTTTTAGCCGTAACCCCAAGGTACGAAACGCGTTGGATTGAAGTCTCTGCCCCCGTAAGTTTGTATGATAACTACCGCGCCCTTGCGGTTGGCTTAGCCGCGCGGGTAGGGCCTATTGTCGTTGGTACAGACCATTTTACGGGGATTTTTGGCATTGGAAAGCCACAGGGAGCCGATTTGTATTTTGGACTCTATGCGCCTATCTTTCATCGAAAGCCCAAAGAAGCCATCAAATGTTGGTTTCCGCCCTACGAGAAACTTTTAAAGCGCAAACGTTAA
- a CDS encoding amidohydrolase family protein, whose protein sequence is MIVSINKTKTTAFRRLAEIVFGASAPVLFSLISLSSNAQNPAPAKPQAKPMALVGGTVHVGNGTVIEKGVVVFDKGVLTAVGDASTTFDKAKTEVVDVTGKHLYPGLIAMGATTGLVEITSVRATADNQEIGTLNPNVRALIAYNTDSEVIPTLRNNGLLLTQATPQGGTISGSSSVMELDGWNWEDAVLKKDDGLWLTWPAFFAREFNFDDFSVNLQRNTRRQEVINSLAQLFSDARAYSEIKNPATTNLKLEALRGLFDGRQNLYIRADNSKDIVESVKFAKQQGVKKIIIVGAEDALRVAEFLKENNVAVVLGETHRLPARQDEPVYQPYRLPALLQKAGVTVALSYGEAYWRTRNLPFTAGTAAGFGGISSEEALKMITSTPAKLLGIDNVVGTIEKGKLATLVVCKGDILDMRSNGIDHAFIRGRKIDLDDRHKRQYRKYTDKYEIGTK, encoded by the coding sequence ATGATTGTTTCCATAAATAAAACAAAAACAACGGCCTTCAGGCGCTTGGCTGAGATAGTTTTTGGAGCCTCTGCTCCTGTACTTTTTAGCCTTATTTCTCTTTCATCAAATGCTCAAAATCCCGCCCCTGCCAAGCCCCAAGCCAAACCGATGGCGCTAGTGGGTGGCACGGTTCACGTCGGCAATGGGACGGTGATTGAAAAAGGCGTCGTGGTGTTTGACAAAGGTGTATTGACCGCCGTAGGCGATGCAAGTACGACGTTTGACAAAGCGAAAACCGAAGTAGTGGACGTGACGGGTAAACACCTCTACCCAGGTCTTATTGCGATGGGTGCCACCACAGGTTTGGTTGAAATTACGTCGGTACGTGCTACGGCCGATAACCAAGAAATTGGTACTTTGAACCCCAACGTTCGGGCGTTGATTGCCTACAATACCGATTCAGAAGTGATTCCTACGCTTCGTAACAACGGCCTATTGCTTACCCAAGCCACTCCCCAAGGAGGAACTATTTCGGGTTCGTCGTCGGTGATGGAGTTGGATGGTTGGAACTGGGAAGATGCTGTACTCAAAAAAGATGATGGGCTTTGGCTAACGTGGCCTGCGTTTTTTGCCCGTGAGTTTAACTTCGATGATTTTTCGGTAAATCTGCAACGCAATACGCGTCGCCAAGAAGTGATTAACTCGTTGGCACAGCTATTTTCCGATGCACGTGCCTACAGTGAAATCAAAAACCCAGCCACTACCAACCTCAAATTGGAGGCATTACGTGGTCTTTTTGATGGGCGTCAAAACCTCTACATCCGCGCCGACAACAGCAAAGACATTGTAGAGTCGGTGAAGTTTGCCAAACAGCAAGGCGTAAAGAAAATCATCATCGTCGGGGCTGAAGATGCCTTACGCGTAGCGGAGTTTTTGAAAGAAAATAACGTGGCCGTTGTTTTAGGCGAAACGCACCGTTTGCCTGCGCGCCAAGACGAACCCGTGTACCAGCCGTACCGTTTGCCAGCGCTGCTTCAAAAGGCAGGCGTAACAGTAGCTCTGAGCTACGGCGAAGCTTATTGGCGGACGCGTAACCTTCCTTTTACGGCAGGTACGGCGGCAGGTTTTGGCGGAATTTCGTCGGAAGAAGCCTTAAAAATGATTACGTCAACGCCTGCCAAATTGTTGGGAATTGACAACGTTGTTGGTACCATCGAAAAAGGAAAATTAGCAACGTTGGTGGTGTGTAAGGGAGATATTTTAGATATGCGTTCCAACGGCATTGACCATGCCTTCATTCGTGGCCGCAAAATCGACCTCGACGACCGCCACAAGCGTCAATACCGCAAGTACACCGATAAGTACGAGATTGGAACAAAATAA